A single Pieris rapae chromosome 2, ilPieRapa1.1, whole genome shotgun sequence DNA region contains:
- the LOC123690592 gene encoding uncharacterized protein LOC123690592, translating into MKTKKDCIFEIIHTQEIDKSCSTTPITMHKEALTELDSQHYIISFPKPTKVQLVCSHEKYEILHGSYFATIPKSCMLKSSEITATNIDDRIKGSGVEIINFPRMDNIIQQNQPGVQLNSIDLTKLHNMQNGMTMKAPEETYDSSNIIYHTTIPLYFIMTTLMGAAALFFVFRYRRNTSSEQISETDNKNMSAQELRAATFAIDINSK; encoded by the coding sequence ATGAAGACCAAAAAGGACTGCATCTTCGAGATTATTCATACTCAAGAAATAGACAAATCGTGTTCCACAACGCCTATTACTATGCATAAAGAAGCTCTCACGGAACTAGACAGTCAGCATTACATAATCTCATTTCCAAAACCTACAAAAGTTCAACTCGTCTGTTCCCacgaaaaatatgaaatacttcACGGCAGCTATTTCGCAACAATACCTAAATCGTGTATGTTGAAGTCCTCAGAAATTACGGCCACCAACATCGACGACCGAATCAAGGGAAGCGGTGTCGAAATCATTAATTTTCCTCGAATGGATAACATCATTCAACAAAATCAACCAGGTGTCCAGCTAAATTCAATCGATCTCACGAAGTTACACAATATGCAAAATGGAATGACAATGAAAGCACCTGAGGAAACATACGATTCATCAAACATAATATACCACACAACGATTCCTTTGTACTTCATTATGACCACACTCATGGGCGCAGCTGCACTTTTCTTCGTATTCCGATATCGGCGAAATACATCTTCGGAACAGATTTCAGAAACGGATAATAAGAACATGTCTGCGCAAGAACTTCGAGCCGCAACTTTTGCTATAGACATTAATAGCAAATAG